The DNA segment GCTGGGCGCTGTTTGCTGAAGACGAATGGGCGCTAGCAAATGATTTCGCTTTAACCGGTGGTTTACGTATGGATAAAGACGAAAACTACGGTACTCACTGGACACCTCGTGTTTATGGTGTTTGGCATATGGCTGATGAATGGACGTTAAAAGGTGGTGTATCTACTGGTTATCGTTCACCTGATTTACGCCAAGCAACGAAAACTTGGGGACAAGCAACAGGGGGTTCAGGTGGTAATGCCGTCATTTATGGTAACCCAGATCTGAAACCTGAAAAATCAGTAACAGAAGAGATTGGTATTATTTGGGATAACCGTGATAACTTAACGGCAAGTGTTACAATTTATAATACTGATTTTAAAGATAAAATTACTGAGCGTCGCATTTGTGATGATAAAGGCGTGTTACCTGCATGTACTAAAGAACAAGGATATGGTCACCTATATGACTTTATCAGTACGCGTGAAAACGTAGATAAAGCCAATATGCGTGGTATTGAGGTAACTGGTAACTGGACAATTTCACCTGCGTGGAACTTAGCAGCTAACTACACCTTTACTGATTCAGAGCAGAAGAGCGGTGCATTTAGTGGTAAACCACTGAATAAACAGCCTCGCCATATGGCAAATGCGACCTTAAACTGGGAAACTACGCCAGAAATGGAAACTTGGGCGCGTATTAACTTCCGTGGTAAAACATCGGATTACTTATCACGCACAAGTATGGCAACCGGTACACCTTCTTATGCATTTGTTGACATTGGTACAAGTTACAGCTTAACCAAACAACTTAATGTGATTGGTGGTGTTTATAACGTGTTCGATCGTCGCATTAATTATGAAAACTTTAATACCACATTAGAAGGTCGTCGTTACAACATTGGTTTGAACTATAACTTCTAATTTTTTACCCTCAGTTTGTGTCATTAAGACTCCACTTGTGGAGTCTTTTTTTATCTCTAATTTTCTTTCATTTGCTCAGAATTAATACTGGAAAGTTTAAATGTTGAGGTCTATATTTAGCTCAATAATTCATCTTATTCATCGTGTTATTTGGACTATTAGATTGTGATTTCTACTTATTACCAGCCATTTTTTTCTTAACTTATTCTCTTACTTTTTATTTATATAAAACAGGTTGCTAAAAAATAGGCACTTTTTATTAAAAGTCTATTTTGGGGCGATAAAAGAAGCATGAGTTAACAAAATCTTAGCATTAATCTTATTAATGTATTTTAAATGCTTTATTTTGATGATTTGGCAATGATATTAATTTTAATCTAAAGTTTAATTCTTATTTATCAATACATTGTGTTTTATTTTCTTACGGTAGAGTAATGGCTTTTGAAATATTTAAAACTTAAAAGTTGTGATAAAAGCACAATTATTGTTAATAAAATGTGGCGTTATATGTTGACTTAGTTTGCGAATTGAAAAGATCGTAAAAAAAGGGGGCTTTTTGATGAAAATGTATTGCTATTTAAGTCTGAGACGTGCAAAATGCGCCCACTAAAAATATGACTGATGCGTTTAAAGTGCATCGGTTTTTTTTTGCATTTTTACTTATTACTACACCAAGAGGTCAGATTCATTTGAGTCTGAATAGATAACATAATTTGATTAGCAGCCAGCCCCTTAGAGAAAGGGTTGTCATGATAGAGGAATGCTAATATGGTACAATTATTCTCTTTCGCAGTCGGGCCTAGCGGCACTGCGGGCAATGATGACTACGGAGCACGGCGTCTCCTAAACACATACACATCCTTAAAAACTTCATTCTATTCTGTTTATAGGCAGATGCGAAGTCTTCCCAGTAACTGTCGGTTGAGTTTATCTAATACTCAAACCGAAGTTATGGGAGGGTTCGCTAATGTCAGATAACGTCATCTCCTCTATCGGCACTAACCAAACTGGTGCTAACAATCGAGTTCAATTACGTAAAACCTTGACTCTAATGCAGGTAGTCATGATGGGGCTTGCTTTTTTACAGCCTATGACTATTTTCGATACATTTGGTATCGTTTCTGGCATTACGAATGGTCACGTAGCAACCTCGTATGCGATTGCGTTGATTGCAATTTTATTTACAGCGGTCAGCTATGGAAAATTAGTTAAGCGTTTTCCTTCAGCAGGCTCTGCGTATACTTATGCTCAAAAATCCATGAGCCCTTATGTTGGCTTTATGGTGGGTTGGTCATCTTTACTTGACTATTTATTTATGCCAATGATCAATATCTTATTGGCGAAAATCTATTTACAAGCAATATTCCCAGGCGTTGAACCGTGGATCTTTGTATTTGCTTTAGTGGCTTTAATGACGTTCTTTAACCTGCGTGGTATTAACGTTGTTGCGAACTTAAATACAGCGATCGTTATTGTTCAGGTAGCAGTCATGGTTGTCTTCGTTGGGCTGCTTATCCACGGTGTTTATAACGGAGAAGGTGCAGGGGAGTTATGGACCTTTAGACCGTTTGCGTCTGTTGATGCGCAAGTCATACCAATGATAACCGGGGCAACAATACTCTGTTTCTCATTCTTAGGTTTCGACGGTATTAGTACATTATCAGAAGAGACACCAAATGCAGGTAAAGTTATCCCTAAAGCGATTTTCTTAACAGCGCTGATTGGTGGGATCATCTTTATTGCGGTTTCTTACTTTTTACAACTGTATTTCCCAGATATTTCACGATTTAAAAATCCAGAAGAGTCACAACCTGAAATAATGCTGTATGTTGCGGGTGCTTTATTCCAGTCCATTATTTTAGTGTTCTCTTGTGTGACTGTATTAGCATCAGGTATGGCGGCTCACGCAGGTGTTGCACGTTTACTTTATGTTATGGGACGTGATGGTGTATTCCCTGAGAAGACATTTGGCTATGTACATCCAAAATGGCGTACGCCTGCATTTAACGTGCTATTAGTTGGCTTCTTAGCATTAGGTGCGGTGTTCTTTGATTTAGTGACTGCAACGGCATTAATTAACTTTGGTGCGTTAGTTGCGTTTACTTTCGTGAATCTGTCTGTTATTTCACAGTTCTATATTCGTGAGCGCCGTAATAAAGGATTAATGGATCACATTAATTACCTGATATTACCTATTATTGGTGCTGCAACAATGGGTGTCTTGTGGGTAAACCTTGAACCAGGTTCTATGGAGTTAGGTCTTGTTTGGGGCGCAATTGGTATACTTTATATGGTATGGATCACTCGTCGGTTCCGTAGACCAATGCCACAAATGCCAGAAAAGTAATATTCGAAGAATTGTTATAATGATAAATAAAATGGTCTCAGTAATGAGACCATTTTTTTTGTATTGAATAAACAGCGCTAGAATCGATCAGTATAATAAATAACCAATTGATTTATTTATATACAATAAAATTAAGTATATTTACCCATTCAAATAAAAAAATTAAAAATAATTTTATGTGGAATATAGGTTTGCTCTTAAGTATTTATCATTAGGTGTATTTACTTATTTAAATTAAATTAAATGTTTTTTTATATTAGTTTTAACATGTCTATATATATGAAAAACAAAATTTATATATTCAAAAATATATTTTTTTATTTTTTAAGTATTATATTGATGCTCGATTAAAGATTAGTTAAATATTCTAAAAATAAAGAAAGAACTTTATAAAAAAAGTTTTTTAAATAATTATCATTATGTAATTTAAACTCGCTTTACGAGTAAAATTTAATTGTTGTGCTACTCTTTAAAAAGAATTAGAAAATATATTTTCTTAATTTACATCTAATTAAGATGATTAAGGGAATAATACTAATTCCAATAGGCGATTTATTTAAAAAACGAAAGGTAACAATATGTCTTTAATTAAGAAAGTTGCTCCGTTTATCGTGTTGTCTGGATTTATGGTTGCAGGTAATGCTTTTGCTGCAACACAGGGCACAACGGTGTCATTCGAAGCATTAATTCGTGCCGCAAGTTGTGATGTTTCTTCAACAACAGAAGGTTCTAAAATTGATTGGGGAACCTTCACAAGTGATGAAGTTTCTGGCAAAAACGTCGGCGATCAATTAGGAGATAATAAGACGTTTAATTTAGAGCTTTCTAATTGTACAGCAGCATTAGCAACTGGTGAAACAATCAATCTTTATGCTCGTGGTAATAAATCAAACTTTGATTCTGAAATGTTTGCTAACGCAACAGCGGCTTCTTTAGCTGTAAAATTGTTAGCAACAGCAAGTAATACTTTAGTTAAACCAAATGTTGAAACAGGTCTGACATTAGGACAAGAGATCATTAAAGACGGTACAGGTCGTATTCCGATGACCGCTGGTCTGTATTTAACAAATGGTGCAGTAACAAGTGATGAATTAAAAGTACCAGTTACTTTTACTGTTGCTTATAACTAATATTGCTTAATTTTTAGAGGCTCTATTTAATAGAGCCTCTCATTAAAGAAGAAATATAATGATTAAAATTACAAATAGAATAAGAAAGTTTTTTGTTATTTTACTAATGATTATATCGCCACTCGCTTATTCTAAAGGCGTGGGTTTAAACGCTACACGTATTATTTATCCTGAAGGTGAGAGTAGTGTAGGTGTTATCGTTCGTAATGAAGAACCAAAAATAAATTATTTGGTACAAGCCTATATTTCCTCTGATGAAAACCCAATTGTATTTCAAGTCACTCCACCTCTTTTTAGAATTAATAGTTTATCAAGGCATGAAGTGAAAATTTATGCCATGAGTAATTCTTTACCAAAAGATAGAGAAAGTATTTTTTATTTTCATGCAAAGATGATCCCTGGACAAAACAACAATTCTGACACAGCGGGCTTAAGTGTGGGATTTGATAATGTCATAAAACTTTTCTACCGACCTAAAAATTTACCGATGACATCTGAGGATGCGCAAAAGAAATTAGGATTTAGTGTGGAAGGAAAACAATTAAAGGTAGTCAATAATTCCCCTTATTACATCAATTTTGCTGGGTTTTCTGTCAACAATATAAAGCTAGGTGTTAGTTTGGCCAATAACAATGCCATGATCGCGCCTTATAGTTCGATAAAATATGCCTTACCTACAGGTGTAACTAAAGGAAGTGTTCAATGGCGTACAATAGATGATTTAGGTGGATTTAATGAACATAAAGCCACATTTTAAACCAATTATATTGGGCGCATTATTAACTTGTATCTCTTTTTATGGATATAGCGCTGTTGATGACTCTGCGGTTGTCATAGTAAAAGGTTCAGTAACAAAAGGAACATGTGCTTTTACTTTATCAGACCAAACGGTGAAATTTTCTCAATCAACATTAATGCAAAATGTTGATGAAATAGGTGTAAAAAAGGAAAACAAAATACCTTTTTCAGTTAATTATCTTTGCCAAGATTATGTTGATGAAACACCTGATATGGAAGTTGTTATAAAAGCGGGATCAGGAACACAAATTGCAAATAACAAAATATCACCGGTGAATAATCCAACTAATGCGAGTTTCGCTCTATACGATTGTAAAAATGATCAATGTTCTTTAGTTAATTTTAATGCTGGAACAAGTTCTGTTTATATTACAACAGGAAATGGTAATAAAAATAAAGACTTTGAAGTCGAGCTTGTTAAGAAAGACAGTTCAGCGGTTAATCCTGGTACGCTAAAAGCAATATTAGCATTAACACTTATACAACCTTGAGAAAGTAAATATGAATATATTTCTATTGAAAAGGAATTTGTTAAGTTTGTTTATTACACTAGCACTATTTATTAGTTTTGATGCTCAGAGTATTGAATTTGACTTTAATGTGACCATTGATAAACAGACCTGCAAACTCTCAGTTTCAGGAACAAGTAGCAATGAAGTTGATTTTGGTAGTATTCAATCGAATAAAATTAAAAATAATCTTATAGAACCTATTCCGATAAAGGTATTACTGAGTGACTGTAAAACGAATGACTTTTTTGATACTTATGTGACAATGAAGGCAAAGAGTACTTTAAATACGGTTACATTTAATGATGATATCAATAAAAGTTTTGGTATCAGAGTATCAAGTAAAAATAATGTTGCTCAATCTAATAATAATACGGATTTTTTTAAATCTGAAGATACTGTTTGGAATAACATAAGTAAAGATCAATTAGAAAAAACACTTTATACCTATGTTAAATGCAAAGATCCCACAGTTTGTGATCCCGAATCTGGAGAGTTTTCGGCAACGTTAACTTTTTCGTATATCGTTGATTAAGATATTATATGAATAATTTTATTATAAAAATTTCTATTATTTTAATATTAGCTTTTAGTTATTTTAATGCTAACGCTCAAGGGGTTAGTTTAGGAAAAACGCGCGTTATTTTTTCTGAAGGTAACTCAAGTGAAAGTGTATATATTTCTAATGATGATAATCAACCTTATTTAATACAAGCTGGGGTTACTGAAAAAATTGATGGAAATTTGTCATCTAATTTTATAGTGACTCCCCCTGTATTTCGTTTAGAAAACAAGAGTGTTTCATCTTTACGTATTTTATTAAAAGAGACTCAAAATTTACCCAATGACAAAGAGTCACTCTTTTATTTGAATACAAAAATTATACCTTCTACTAAACGACCTAATGAAAGTGAATCACAGGAATCAAAATTAGTATTAATAACTAATTTTGTGATTAAAGTAATTTATCGACCTGAAAATATAGCAAGACCTTCAGAACAAGATTATAAAAAGATCTTTATTAAAGAACAAGAAGGAAAGTGGTTTTTAGATAACCCAACTCCATATTATATGACATTAACATCAATTAAAGTTAATAACGAAAAATATAACAAAACCTTATTGTTATCACCTTATAGCAAAACTGAATTGGTAGAAGTATCAATAAAAGAAGCTAGTTGGCATATAATTAACGACTATGGTGAATTATCAAAAGAATTCAAATATAAGGACTAATGAAATGAACGTTTTGAATAGTCGTATTTTTTTTATTACTACTTTGATATTAGGTTTTTTTTATTGCCAATTAGCATGGTCTGCTAATAATGCATTTGAATTTTCATTGCAAAGAATGACGTATAATGAAGGTAGTAAAAGCATCTCTATTGGTTTAAGAAATAATGAAAAAAAAGCATATCTCGTTCAGGCTAGTATGAGATGGTTAGATGAATCTACGGGGTTACAATTAATTGATAAAAAAGAGAATCCTCCTTTTATTTTAACTCCGCTTTTACAAAAAATAGAACCTGAAGAGTACTATGAGTGGGTGATTAAGTTTACTGGTTCAGAAAGTACAATACCAACAGATAGAGAGAGTGTTTATATTTCTCAATTTCGATTAATACCATCAACATCTGAAGAAACACCAAATGTACAGATGAACTTTATTAGGGCATTAAACTTTAAAGTATATTATCGACCAAAGTCTCTTGAAGGCATAGAAATAAAAGATGCAGAAAAAAAATTATCATTTTCAATTGATGGTAATAAAATAATTGCTAAAAATGATTCACCTATTTATCTAGCTTTTAACACAATAAAGATAAATGGAAAAGAGATCGAACTACAAGAGTTATCGAAAAACGTACCTCCATTTGGCACACAAGAATACTTATTTTCGAATGAAAAGAAGATTACATCTATTCATTGGCAAGTATTAGATGAGTTTATGTTCCCATTAGATGAAAAAATAAAAACAGTAAATTAATAAAAATATATTTTTTATAAGGCTAAATATTAAGAGTGTAAAAATGAATAAATCAATGGCAATTTTTAGATACAGTTTTTTTACATCACTTATTTTGTTCTCATTTAATTCTTTTGCAGAAGATTATTTTGATCCCGCATTACTTGATGGACAATTAGGTGTATCTGCAAATGAAATTGATTTAAGCCAATTTTCACAAAAAGATGCATTACCTGAAGGTAGAATATCTTTGTTAGTTTATGTCAATAATAATAACAATGGTGAGTTTATCATTAATTTGGTAAAAGGACCTAATAATAAAGTGGTGCCTGAAATAACCCGAGGCTTATTAGATAAATTAGGTGTTAATACTGAAGTAATACCTAAGTTAAATATGTTAAAAAGTGATCAGGTGATTTATGATATTAATGAATATATTCCTGATGCATTAATAAAAGTAAATTTATCAGAATTAAAACTAATCACTAGTTTTCCTCAAATTGTTATGTCTAATGATGCCGTCGGCTATATTGATCCCGCCTCTTTTGATAGTGGTGTTACTGCTATGTTTATCAATTATATGTTTAGTGGAGGTCATTCTTCTAACGATAGTAATGTTGATAAAATTAATAATAATGGAAAACAAAAAAATGATAATTTCTTTGCTCAATTAAGAGCAGGGTTTAATCTTTATGATTGGCGTTTACGTTCGACAATGACACAGACGTATACCCGAAATTCAAATAATGCAGAGACTCAAAGTAATAACAGTAATAAATTTTCTAATACATATCTTTCTCGTAATCTTTATTCTTTGCGGTCGGAATTTATTATTGGTGAAACGACAACCGGAAATGATGTCTTTGATAGTATTCCAATGAAAGGTATGCGTTTAGTTTCTAACGAACAAATGTTGCCAGCGAGTCAACAAGGTTTTGCTCCAGATGTGAGTGGAATTGCTCAATCAAATGCCCAAATTACTATCCGGCAAAATGGGAATGTTATTTATCAAACTTATGTTGCACCCGGTGCATTTAAAATAACCGATCTTTACGCGAGTGGCTCAGGAGGGAACTTGGATGTCACAGTGAAAGAAGAAGATGGTTCAGAAAGGACATTTACAGTTGCTTTTTCATCATTACCCGTAATGTTAAGACCGGGTGGTTGGAAATATGAAATTAGTACTGGGCGATTTGATGGTGGCACAACGGTTGGCTCTAAAAAGGCAGATTTTTTGCTTGCCAGTGGTATTTATGGTTTACCTCATGATGTCACTCTTTATGGCGGGGTATTAGGTGCGAAAGATTATTACGCTATTTCCTCTGGGATAGGAATTTCATTAGGTAATTGGGGTGCTCTGTCTACAGATATCACACATGCTCATGCTGACTTTAATACAATAGGTTCTCAAAATGGGCAATCTTATCGATTCCGTTATTCTAAGAATATGACCACTACGGGAACCTCTGTTGACTTAACGGCATTACGTTTTTCAACTAAAGATTATTACGATTTTAATCAATTTAATACTGAAGATTATCGGTTAAAAGAGGGCACTTCACCATGGTTAGGTGAACGAGAAAAAAGTCGTTTTACAACGTCAGTATCACAATCATTAGGTCAGTACGGTAGTATTTATTTATCTGGTAGCCGTTATAATTATTGGGAGCAAAATAAGAACGTTACTCAACTTACGACAGGCTATAATAGCAATATTCGTGGTATTAACTTTGGCATAAATTACAGTATTGATAGAATAAAATCAGATGATAGCTGGCCTGAAAATAGACAAATTAGTTTTAATGTGAGCGTTCCATTTAGTGTGTTTAGTAATTCGCCGGCACTCAGCAATTTTAATAGCACTTACATGATAAACCATGATAATAATGGAAGAACTAACCAGCAAGTTGGATTATCTGGTAGTGCATTTGATAACTCCTTATCTTATGGTATTTCTCAATCTTGGGCTAACCAAGGCCAATCTAATAATGGTTCAGCATATGCTAATTATTCAGGTAACTACGGTACATCCTCTCTAAATTATAATTATTCAAGTGACTATTATAATGTTAATGGCAGCATGAATGGTGGTTTGCTTTTACATTCAGGTGGTTTATTACTGGGTAGAAGCATGGGCAATAGTATGGCTATTGTTGAAGCACCTGGAGCAACAGGAACAGAGTTAAGTTCAGGAAATGGTGCGATTAATAGACAGGGATATGCGTTATCACCATATCTTACAGAATATCGCCAAAATACAATTGCATTAAATGTAAATACATTGCCTGACAATACGACTCTACAATCAACATCTCAAAATGTAGTTCCGACAAAAGGCGCTATTGTTAAGGTTGCCTTTAAAACAAAAATTGGCTTTCAAGCTATTTTAAATCTTTCTCAGAATAAAAGTGTTGTCCCATTTGGTGCTATTGCTACGTTAATTGATGCTGATAATCCTAATGATTTGAATACAGGTATTGTTGGTGAAAATGGCCAGCTTTATATGAGTGGGCTTCCTGATAATGGCAAGCTGTTAGTGAAATGGGGTAATAAAAACCAACAGAGTTGCAGCGTTTCGTATAGTGGCTTAAGTGATATTGAAGTCAATAGCAGGCAACCAATAAGAATTTTATCTCTTTCTTGCCAATAAAAAATAATCTTTATTTTATAGGTGGATGCATAACTATGAAAATGCGTAATTTAATGATGGCATCACTGACTTCAGTATTAATGACTTCGTCATTTAATGTTTTAGCTGGAACAGACATGGGTGCTATGACATTAAACTTAACAGGGGTGATTGATATGAATATCAATCCCAGTCAAGTTCAATATATAAATGGTACTTTGTCGGGAACGAGTAGTTTTCAAGGAAAACCTATTTACGATAATCAGAGTAATCCTTCGTGGAATAGTGTATATGCGATTATTTCATTAAGTCAGTCACAATCGAGGTGTAATTCTACATTTGTTTCTAAAATACCTAATCAATCTAATAAATATGGTTTAAAGTTAACGCATTCTTCGAATTCTGGCACAGTCGTTTATGTGACTCCTCAATTTAATTATAATGTCAGCCTATCCAATTTTGGTTCTAGTTTTCAAAGTGTCTATACTGGGCAATTTTTTCAGCCAAATAGTGGTGTTGTTGATAAAGAAACGCCTGACGTTAATGTATGTTATGTACCATCTAATTATGCAACAACTACAGTTCCTGCTGGTGGTATTAAAAATATTAGAGTTACGGTTCCAAGTTCATTTCCTGTTTATATTGATGCTCAGTTAACTCCCGGAAAACTAACATATACGGGGACTCCTTTTTATGTAGGGAGTTTTGGCCGAATTGTTGAGGGAGATTTCTATGCAAAAGTTAACGTAAATGCCAATGTAACAGTGAAACGATCTTGTGCTGTTACTGGAGTATCTAATCAACAAATTAATGAAAACATGACATTTACGAATGAAGTCATTAAAGAATCTGTATTTACATTGTCCTGTGGTGGTACAGGTAACCCTGTAAATATGTCAGCGGTAATTAAAGAGGGAAGTTTAGATCCAAATAATGTAAATAAGTTAGTTTTAGCACCTATTAATGGTACTGTCTCTGACAAAAAACCTTGGGTTATAGGATTGCCTTATAAGCAAACTTCAACACCAAGTTTAAAATGTGCTAATGAAAATAATAATGATCTATTAAAGTTCAATAATACAGATCTCGAACTAACTGGAACCAATATGGGGAATAATCAACCTGATATATTTGGTATCAAATGGGCCATTTGTAAACCAGATGGTACAAAAGCGGGTGAATATCGCGGAAAAGTGGATGTAAATATATTTGTCCGAGGATAAAAGTAATAGATTAAAAAAGAAAAAAGCGGATCTTAGGGGCCGCTTTTTTTTTATAGAAGATATTTTTATTTCTATTGATTAGATTTGACAGTTCAGTTTGAAAAGTTGAGAGTTACCCGTTTAGTATAGGTGCCAAAGCCTTATGTAAAACACAAAAGGTAACTCTCATTCTCCATATTAATAATCCAATTATTAAACACTAAGTAGTGTCCATTTCTCCTAACTTAAGGCAGCCTAAGCTAGGTTTTGTTATTTAAATCATACGATAACTTAAAATGAATAAAGCGAATCTTTAGACTCTTTCAATTTTTGTGCTAATTCAGAAGCTTCATATCGTTCGGTTACTATTTCGATATAAGAGGCACTTTCTGTTGATCCCGCCACTTTAAGCGCTTTATTTAATTCATCTATCGTTGTGACTTTCTCACAATGCCAATCTGTTGCACCAAAAGCTTTAGGTAATTGATGATAATTCCATTGAGCAAGATCGTTATAATAAGCTTCAGGGTAATCACATAATAATCGCTCAATTAAATAACCATCATTATTTAACACAAGGATAATTGGTTTTAATCCGAAGCGAACAAATTGGCTAATCTCTTGTACCGTTAATTGATGGGAGCCTTCACCTGTAATTAAAATAACTCGTTTGTTAGGCGCTGCAAGGGTTGCACCAAATGATGCTGGTGTTGCCCAACCAATAGAACCCCATAATGTTTGGTTATGGAATTGAGCGCCTTCTGGTAATAGGGCAAAACCTAATCCCATTGATGATGTACCTGTCTCTGCAATAATAATATCATTAGGTTTAAAGAACTTTTCTAAATGAGGATAGAGATACTGAGCCGTAATTTTACCGTTATCAGATAACACAGCTTCGCCTAATCCTTTGGCTTTTATCTGATGATACGTTTTATTCGGTAATCGTTGAGTCAGAGCTGAGAGCACGTCTTCTATATAAATCGATGTGTAGATAACTGAATCAATCTCAACATACTCAGGCATGATGTTGATAAGTTGTTTTGGTTTAATATTGGCAGTAAAACTTCCTGTATTGAAGTCGGTCATCATTGCACCAATCCCTAATACGTACTCACTATTTTCTACAAATTCTCTGACTTCAGGTGTCATTAATTTGCCATCATACATGCCAATATATTGGGGATGAGATTCACTTAAAATACTTTTATCCATAAACATAGTGGCATAAGGTAAGCCAGTCTTATCAATAAAAGCTTGCACATTATCTGATAATCCTAAACGGGCGGATAAAATACCAGGTAATACGCAGATATTATTGCTGTGTGCAAGTTTTTCAATAATGAGTGATACCACTTTTTCTAATATTTCTTTATCACTTATTGGTCTTTTGGGGGCGGTAACAGGGGAATGTTCTATCACTTGCATAGTGGCATAATCAGAAGGTAGGCCGATATAAACAGGGCGACGTTCTTTTAATGCAGTCGCAATTAAACGTTCCATTTCTGTAATACAATTTTCAGGTGTTAATATTGCGTGAGCGCAAGCAAGACGTTGGCCTAATTGATAAAAAATATCAAAATAACCATTACCTAATGTGTGATGAACAAGGCGCTTACTTTTTTGTACACCACTTGCTGGCATACCAACTAAATGGAAAATAGGTAGGTTTTCTGCATAAGAGCCAGCAATAGCATTAATCGCACTTAACTCACCAACACCAAATGTTGTCGATAACGCTGCCATACCTTTAATTCGGGCATAACCATCAGCAGCGTAAGCTGCATTTAATTCATTGCAGTTGCCAATCCAACGCATATGTTTGCTATTACAAATAGTATCTTCTATGGGAAATGCATAATCACCCGCCACACCAAAAACATCACTTATTCCTAAGTCATATAAACGGCTTAACATATATTCAACGACAGTCTTACTCATATTATCTCCAAAAAATCCGAATAATAGTCTATAAAAGTATATGAATGCTTTTACATTATGCTTAATGTTTTATCGCGAATATTATTTGATATGAAATGGTTTATTATCATTAAGGGCATAACTAAATGTAATAAGGTAAATATTGCTAATGAATATTCGTACATTACGCTATTTTGTTGAGGTTGTTCAATTAAATGGCTTTAGCCGAGCCGCTGATGCGCTATTTATCACTCAACCTGCAATTAGTCGTAGTATTAAAAAATTAGAAGATGAATTGGGTATTATTTTATTAGTGAGAGAAACTGATGGCGTTAGATTAACGGATGATGGTGCAATACTGTTTGAACATGCAAAACAGATAC comes from the Proteus appendicitidis genome and includes:
- a CDS encoding alpha-keto acid decarboxylase family protein is translated as MSKTVVEYMLSRLYDLGISDVFGVAGDYAFPIEDTICNSKHMRWIGNCNELNAAYAADGYARIKGMAALSTTFGVGELSAINAIAGSYAENLPIFHLVGMPASGVQKSKRLVHHTLGNGYFDIFYQLGQRLACAHAILTPENCITEMERLIATALKERRPVYIGLPSDYATMQVIEHSPVTAPKRPISDKEILEKVVSLIIEKLAHSNNICVLPGILSARLGLSDNVQAFIDKTGLPYATMFMDKSILSESHPQYIGMYDGKLMTPEVREFVENSEYVLGIGAMMTDFNTGSFTANIKPKQLINIMPEYVEIDSVIYTSIYIEDVLSALTQRLPNKTYHQIKAKGLGEAVLSDNGKITAQYLYPHLEKFFKPNDIIIAETGTSSMGLGFALLPEGAQFHNQTLWGSIGWATPASFGATLAAPNKRVILITGEGSHQLTVQEISQFVRFGLKPIILVLNNDGYLIERLLCDYPEAYYNDLAQWNYHQLPKAFGATDWHCEKVTTIDELNKALKVAGSTESASYIEIVTERYEASELAQKLKESKDSLYSF
- a CDS encoding fimbria/pilus outer membrane usher protein, coding for MNKSMAIFRYSFFTSLILFSFNSFAEDYFDPALLDGQLGVSANEIDLSQFSQKDALPEGRISLLVYVNNNNNGEFIINLVKGPNNKVVPEITRGLLDKLGVNTEVIPKLNMLKSDQVIYDINEYIPDALIKVNLSELKLITSFPQIVMSNDAVGYIDPASFDSGVTAMFINYMFSGGHSSNDSNVDKINNNGKQKNDNFFAQLRAGFNLYDWRLRSTMTQTYTRNSNNAETQSNNSNKFSNTYLSRNLYSLRSEFIIGETTTGNDVFDSIPMKGMRLVSNEQMLPASQQGFAPDVSGIAQSNAQITIRQNGNVIYQTYVAPGAFKITDLYASGSGGNLDVTVKEEDGSERTFTVAFSSLPVMLRPGGWKYEISTGRFDGGTTVGSKKADFLLASGIYGLPHDVTLYGGVLGAKDYYAISSGIGISLGNWGALSTDITHAHADFNTIGSQNGQSYRFRYSKNMTTTGTSVDLTALRFSTKDYYDFNQFNTEDYRLKEGTSPWLGEREKSRFTTSVSQSLGQYGSIYLSGSRYNYWEQNKNVTQLTTGYNSNIRGINFGINYSIDRIKSDDSWPENRQISFNVSVPFSVFSNSPALSNFNSTYMINHDNNGRTNQQVGLSGSAFDNSLSYGISQSWANQGQSNNGSAYANYSGNYGTSSLNYNYSSDYYNVNGSMNGGLLLHSGGLLLGRSMGNSMAIVEAPGATGTELSSGNGAINRQGYALSPYLTEYRQNTIALNVNTLPDNTTLQSTSQNVVPTKGAIVKVAFKTKIGFQAILNLSQNKSVVPFGAIATLIDADNPNDLNTGIVGENGQLYMSGLPDNGKLLVKWGNKNQQSCSVSYSGLSDIEVNSRQPIRILSLSCQ